One Aegilops tauschii subsp. strangulata cultivar AL8/78 chromosome 7, Aet v6.0, whole genome shotgun sequence genomic window carries:
- the LOC109787519 gene encoding BTB/POZ and MATH domain-containing protein 1-like, protein MFDSGVLVPFKLHYEETKELSPGDIVHSEVAYAGGHRWRIRCYPQGKKKADKQGEYISIFLELMSKCKGVKAIFEAFVVDKDAEPFSSHAERCVQVYPPEGFDSWGWPQFAKRSDLESQYVVNGWVTIVWGVVVVRDDSIAVPSSDIENHLGRLLDCGDGSDVSFVVDGETFPAHRAVLAARSPVFKAELFGSMAESTMSRVTLEDIDLATFKVFLRFIYTDALPGDDELEDSLLRCMSVCLPWPTETFICSELKNKCIAFFAEEKNFREAVLTDGFVGLVQKFPSIISEPREKQSKN, encoded by the exons ATGTTCGACTCGGGGGTTCTCGTGCCGTTCAAACTTCACTATGAGGAGACGAAGGAGCTTTCCCCCGGCGACATCGTCCACTCCGAGGTCGCCTACGCCGGGGGACACCGCTGGAGGATTCGATGCTACCCGCAGGGAAAGAAGAAGGCCGACAAGCAGGGCGAGTACATCTCGATCTTTCTCGAACTCATGAGCAAGTGCAAAGGCGTCAAGGCCATCTTCGAGGCTTTCGTGGTGGACAAGGACGCCGAGCCGTTTTCTTCCCATGCAGAGCGGTGCGTGCAGGTTTACCCGCCGGAGGGATTCGATTCCTGGGGGTGGCCACAGTTCGCGAAGCGAAGCGATCTCGAGTCTCAATACGTGGTGAACGGGTGGGTCACGATTGTATGGGGAGTTGTAGTCGTGCGCGATGACTCCATAGCCGTGCCGTCCTCTGACATAGAGAACCATCTTGGCCGCCTCCTCGACTGCGGCGACGGTTCTGATGTCTCCTTCGTCGTCGACGGCGAGACGTTTCCGGCGCACCGGGCCGTGCTCGCTGCCCGCTCGCCGGTCTTCAAGGCGGAGCTCTTCGGCTCTATGGCGGAGTCCACGATGTCGCGCGTCACATTGGAAGACATCGACCTCGCAACATTTAAAGTTTTTCTTCGGTTCATCTACACCGACGCCCTGCCCGGAGATGACGAGCTGGAAGACTCGCTACTGAGATGTATGAGCGTCTGCTTGCCGTGGCCGACAG AAACGTTCATCTGCTCGGAGCTGAAAAACAAGTGCATTGCTTTCTTTGCTGAGGAGAAAAACTTCAGGGAGGCCGTGCTAACAGATGGTTTCGTGGGGCTGGTTCAGAAGTTCCCATCTATTATTTCCGAGCCAAGGGAGAAGCAGTCTAAGAACTAG